The Rhinoderma darwinii isolate aRhiDar2 chromosome 9, aRhiDar2.hap1, whole genome shotgun sequence sequence AGTACAGCCTGCATTATAGCcaggagctgcattcacaatttttcTGGTTGCTACTGGAAACAGTCAACAGACCCAATAATAGCAGCTTACCTGAATCGTATAATGCAATGCACTCAAAGAGTAAAGCTGTGACTTGTGAGTGGGCTGTAAAGCATCATATAATGCAAAAGCAGTATAAAagtaatgaaatcaatgggatctcTAAGGATCCTAGTCCAAACAAACCCAACAAAGCTGCCATAATGGTAGCCATGACACAAATGTGAATAGGGCcggattgtggtgcagtttttaaggccggaatgtccgctgcggaaatcctgcactgaaagaaataaatggatacttaccattgcgacgcgtccctctgacgttcTGCACCCCTGGGATGAcactttatcccatgtgaccgctgcagccaaccacaggttacatgggatgaaacgtcagcccaggaggccggcctggacgaagaaacacagaattctgggtatgtataaggtttttgtttttttctgtgttgcctttttttgcagcagaatcgctgcttttccaccgcaaaaaaacgcaacatctgctattcgtTGCAGGTATTACctccccattgcattcaatggagaaaacccacaacaaataagcagcgattacgcaattacaattgacaggctgcggatgagcgtttttttccgctcagcatttacgcatcgtgtggatgagatttgttcaaatctcatccactttgctgctactgtatgtaactaaatctgttgcggaaaatccacagtatctaTGCTATGTGTTTGGTAGCCAAATATGCAACATAACAGCCTAGTGGTCAAATAAACGGAAGCCCAATATCAGGAATGCCATAAAATTGCATTTAAATAGAAATGATCAGATTACACGTGAAAACAATTTAGGATAATCATCCATATAATAATGACGTGTCCTACCAAGCGGTTTGCTcatttattaaaaacattaaGGGTTAATTGACTGTGCTAGCTGCTGAAGTAATTTGTTTAAagtgccaagttcctcttcagttTCCATATCAAGCCAAAGACCCTCTCCCCAACTGTACATAATCAATGTCTTTCATAGTAAAGGGTTTAAGGTCCATCACGTGCTGGCCCGTGACACGAGATAATATAGTATGAAGAAGAGTCCGACCAGCCCGGCTGAGACATAGCATAAGAGCTTGCGATTATCTCGTCCAGAACGAGCCATTCCTGTGAATCGTTTTACGCTGCCACTCAGAAGGCCGGTCACGCTCATAAAGTCCGAGTCCTAGAGGATGACAACAATTATATTATTGTACAGCACTATATAATAATGTGCAAATAATACGCGTCAATATTCGCCTTGGGGACCCAAAGAATTGCCTCTCTGCCCCCTAGCGGTCATAACTTTAATTTTCTCaacgtagctgtataaggtcttgtttttttgcagaacatATACATTAGTATTTAATTGATATACATTTTGAGAGAAATGCAGAAAGAAAAACGTAATGCCATACATGGAGATCCAAATAAAGAGGAGGAAACCGCAGCACTCCAGTGGAAAAGCTGGTCTTTATTTCACCAACGCATcacctgcaacgtttcaaccctcacAGGGTCATCGTCAAGCATACACTGAGATACCATACACATTATTTGgtctcttaaagtgtagctaaacgtttaacaaactactgacatgtcatagacactgtcccccatagacgcctaatgggtaaattaaggactataggtttagaaaatatagtttgtaattggattgagaattggctcaaggaccgaatctagagagttgtggtcaatgattcctactctgattggtccccggtaataagtggtgtaccccagggttcagtgctgggaccactattattcagcttatttattaatgatatagaggatgggattaatagcactatttctatttttgcagatgacaccaagctatgtaatatagttcagtctatggaagatgttcaaaaattacaagccgatttggacgcactaagtgtttgggcgtccacttggcaaaaaaaacaaagaagagcaacgaagctaataagggccatggagaatctaagttggaatagtcaccgcaggagctgtcacagcagggacaggagatggatttaaaaaaggcttagataatttcctagaacaaaaaaaatatcagcgcctatgtcaatgtgtacaagtttttcccttcccttttcccatcccttggttgaacttgatggacatgtatcttttttcaaccgtaacaACTATGTAATATCAGAAGTAATTGCCATAGGAGTTTGTCGTCCCCCCTGTGCAAAACTTGTGTGGAACAGTCCATGCAATTTGATCATAGAGGAAGTTCTGGTGCCTGTATGAGTGACACAGACTTATCCCCATTGattcaagtagagaaagcgtgtcaccgaaGCCGGATTCAGAATGTTTCTATGCAACAACCCCAGTGAGATATAAATTGATGAGAGCAGCAAGAAAAAGTAGAGGTAAGAGTCTGACACAATTTATTTTTGGAACACATGGCAAACTTTAGTTTTTGGTTGGAAATTCCCTttaatttacaataaaaaaaattttggacaACAATGTACTGCTAGTACATTAGACGGTGTACTAATATTACACAGACAGTTGTTAGTGAACACTTAAAGGGATGTTCCCATCATAAAATATCACGGCATATCACTATCCCTATGCTTTAACAACCTATTCGTTGATGGTCTAacccaggggtcgggaacctatggctcgcgagccagatatggctcttttgatggccgtatctggctcgcagacagggctcctacctgtctatgggagggatgcacgttgcagccgcacagctcagtatagtacacatgactatgagagcggggctgcggctgtgtaattcagccacagccccgctcctgagtcctgacatatgcgcgcggggtcagcatcatgtgatgcggccggcgctgcactaatgatctgcggcattgaagacagaacatggcgggcgcgctacaaagcacccccatgttgtcttcagtgcctgaactgccgctcattagtgcagcgctggccgcatcacctcatgctgaccgcgcgcgcacttcctgtcaggagcggggcaatggctgtattacacagccgcagccccgctctataacgccggagatcagagaacctctcatctccgccgttattcccgtgaatgctgcgatcacagctgactgcagcattcaggggaaagtgagaaggggggatgcccctggatcgcatcacagggaattcctgtgacgcgatcgagggccataccatatatgggcagacagcccagggtctattgacggaccccagggctgtctgaccatatctcttgttgttaggatatacccaagtatgtcctaacaacagcctgtgtgctctctgtccacaggttaatgtactggcacatatctgatatatgtcagtacattaaagtttaaaaataaagtaaaaacaaagtatggttacattttaaaaaaatatacaccttcaccttttttacaataaacattaaaataagtctcaatacataaaatacacacattcagtaatggcgcagacaactatgtttttgcatcatttatgatgtgtacgctgtaaaaaaatgaaataaacacggctttcattcacttattaatgtgaggcgcgaggtgcgatgaatttaccctccatgttcctcacattaatagtaattaaccccatcatgtacctcgcctatctgcgcatgcgcgagttcaaagagacagagagtcctgggtcctgccgccgatggccatagtgaagcgctcctgcacgaaatggtgagtatatcttaaattctatattttaagggtaaaagttgggggtcgtcttatacgcccagtcgtcttatacgccgacatatacggtagttctttgatggcctgataagcattggcggcagtggtgagcggcagggagcatggactacatttcccataactccctgcatagccgcgccgtctgcaagcacgcacctgcgtcccctagtgaagcggcatctgcctcctcccttgtgtctcccttggacgttccagaaacccctggctgtgctgctgctttgaaggtgaacattataacatggaaattgttacacagcctcatggtcagcagcagtgagctgcatcaataaaggggctgtgtaatacagtgtgtcccaccaacccccccttcccacttcacccctgaaaataatcccacataatccataatatagccccccccccccaaaaaaaaataaaaatatggccttaaaaaacatctgccacccatattacactcttgggggctttaaattaatctcttgtgggcataagaaactgatttaaaggaccactatcagggcaaaaatctgttctgagcgctttattacagctctggaggtctcccagatgggtctgagcctctcttttttgttcattttctgtaagaccaacacttttaaaagggccactgacagatacaattgctccagcggtcacttagtacacaaaggagtgttcctctctgctgcactaagccaccgctggacctaaacaataattcgctgtaaaataataaaatagataattgacataactgacaatgcgttgtgtgacatgtccaacattccagcttctttcttctgcgaatgcctcaaagctggcattctctcaacatcaggtgggaagaatgccagcttccagtcatgcgcaggaaaaagaagaagccagactgctggactgatgtcatgcatcgcaagctcacaatgtaagttatttatttaatttttttactgctaattaccattgtttcagtccagttgtggctttatacagcagggaggagcattccttgctgtactaagtgaacattggagcgattgatctgtcaatggccctttaaacatattgtacggctctcgcggaattatatttcaaaatatgtggcgtttacggctctcttagccaaaaaggttcctgacccctggtcTAACCTATGGAAATCCTTGCCGTTCTAAAGAACAAAAGGACCACGAGGTCCTTCAGCTTTTCTCCTGCACAGCCGCGTTCCAGGACACCCAAAGTGCAGGGATTTGCAACACGGTGGATTTCAAGCGAATGGGACGGTGTTGTAGTTTCCTTCATAGCGCGTGGCTGGGAGTCTTtttgcaggaaaacactaaggaagCGACAGCCTTTAAATAGCACTGCAGACCCCTTAATCTAAGGATCATGAGGGTCAAGGCagttggaccccactgatcagtaAGTGATGGTATATCCTAGCAATATTCCATCACTAACTTTAGtgaaaaaacccctataaataccACAGGCCATATAGTCAGGCTACCATGGGGTACCTCAATGGAGGATCGGCTGTTACCTAAATATAAAATGAATGGTGATTGCATCAGGGGAACACCCTGTGACAATTAAAAAGTGGGTGTCAATTCCTTTAAACATGGCATACAAGGGGGTAATTGGCAAAGGTAAAGGGCTTCTTTGATCGCCGCCAGAGAGGGGGTTGTTGCTCTGTATTTCAGCTGTCGTCTGATCCTGCGGGCAGGGTCACAAAACTTGCACGCCAAGCGTC is a genomic window containing:
- the BET1L gene encoding BET1-like protein produces the protein MAEWGRGSNTGAVDEMLDAENKRLSENLSSKVTRLKSLALDIDKEADDHNNYLDGMDSDFMSVTGLLSGSVKRFTGMARSGRDNRKLLCYVSAGLVGLFFILYYLVSRAST